In the Oncorhynchus keta strain PuntledgeMale-10-30-2019 chromosome 14, Oket_V2, whole genome shotgun sequence genome, one interval contains:
- the LOC118393981 gene encoding serum amyloid A-5 protein-like → MKLLLAGLVLTLVVGAQAQWYRFPGEAARGAKDMWRAYGDMKDANWKNSDKYFHARGNYDAARRGPGGRWAATVISNGREMVQGSSGRGHEDSAADQEANRWGRNGGDPNRFRPQGLPKNY, encoded by the exons ATGAAGCTGCTTCTAGCTGGACTTGTTCTGACCCTCGTTGTAGGAGCTCAAGCTCAGTGGTACCGCTTCCCTGGTGAAGCTGCTCGAG GTGCTAAAGACATGTGGCGTGCATATGGCGACATGAAGGACGCCAACTGGAAAAACTCAGACAAGTACTTTCACGCTCGGGGCAACTATGATGCTgccaggagaggaccagggggcAGGTGGGCAGCAACAGTCATCAG TAATGGCCGGGAGATGGTTCAGGGTTCCAGTGGTCGAGGACACGAGGACTCAGCAGCTGACCAGGAGGCTAACCGCTGGGGACGTAATGGAGGGGACCCCAATCGATTCAGACCCCAAGGACTCCCCAAGAACTACTGA
- the LOC127907085 gene encoding mitochondrial glutamate carrier 1-like → MTSLPAKLINGGIAGLIGVTCVFPIDLAKTRLQNQQNGSRLYTSMSDCLIKTIQSEGYFGMYRGAAVNLTLVTPEKAIKLAANDFFRQHLSKDGQKLSLLREMLAGCGAGTCQVIITTPMEMLKIQLQDAGRIEDQRKLMSQAAVGDPGGPVELRSHTAMQLTRETQREHTPIHIDGAAVEKVKSSKFSGLAPKTHTNFYRCTIESILLGCITPWYGNCTTRRALQRVLWSAQCITQCITGDTMPALQDT, encoded by the exons ATGACGAG tttACCTGCCAAATTGATCAACGGGGGAATTGCTGGACTGATTGGTGTGACATGTGTATTTCCTATTGACCTAGCCAAGACCCGTCTCCAGAACCAGCAAAATGGTTCCCGTCTCTACACCAGCAT GTCAGATTGCCTTATCAAGACCATCCAATCAGAGGGGTACTTTGGCATGTACAGAG GTGCTGCTGTGAACCTGACTCTGGTCACTCCAGAGAAGGCCATCAAACTAGCTGCCAATGACTTCTTTAGACAGCACCTGTCCAAGGATGG TCAGAAGCTTAGCCTGCTGAGGGAGATGCTGGCGGGTTGTGGTGCTGGTACATGTCAG GTCATCATCACCACTCCCATGGAGATGCTAAAGATTCAGTTACAGGATGCAGGGCGGATAG AGGATCAGAGGAAGCTGATGTCCCAGGCTGCAGTTGGGGACCCTGGGGGCCCAGTGGAGTTGAGGTCCCATACAGCAATGCAGCTCACCCGGGAGACG cagagggaacacaccccaatccacatcgacggggccgcagtggagaaggtgaaaagctccAAGTTCTccggcttggcccctaagacccacacaaacttttacagatgcaccattgagagcatcctgttgggctgtatcactccctggtacggcaactgcaccacccgcagagctctccagagggtgctatggtctgcccaatgcatcacccaatgcatcaccggggacacaatgcctgccctccaggacacctag
- the LOC118394189 gene encoding mitochondrial glutamate carrier 1-like, protein MADKQISLPAKLINGGIAGLIGVTCVFPIDLAKTRLQNQQNGSRLYTSMSDCLIKTIQSEGYFGMYRGAAVNLTLVTPEKAIKLAANDFFRQHLSKDGQKLSLLREMLAGCGAGTCQVIITTPMEMLKIQLQDAGRIEAQRKLMSQAAVRAPGGPVELRSHTAMQLTRELLRSQGIAGLYKGLGATLLRDVPFSIIYFPLFANLNSLGGRGADGPAPFYVSFASGCIAGSTAAVAVNPVDVIKTRIQTMTRGSQEDTYGGVTDCIRKILRQEGPSAFLKGAYCRALVIAPLFGIAQVVYFLGVGEFLLSFLPQQNN, encoded by the exons ATGGCTGACAAGCAGATCAG tttACCTGCCAAATTGATCAACGGGGGAATTGCTGGACTGATTGGTGTGACATGTGTATTTCCTATTGACCTAGCCAAGACCCGTCTCCAGAACCAGCAAAATGGTTCCCGTCTCTACACCAGCAT GTCAGATTGCCTTATCAAGACCATCCAATCAGAGGGGTACTTTGGCATGTACAGAG GTGCTGCTGTGAACCTGACTCTGGTCACTCCAGAGAAGGCGATCAAACTAGCTGCCAATGACTTCTTTAGACAGCACCTGTCCAAGGATGG TCAGAAGCTTAGCCTGCTGAGGGAGATGCTGGCGGGTTGTGGTGCTGGTACATGTCAG GTCATCATCACCACTCCCATGGAGATGCTAAAGATTCAGTTACAGGATGCAGGGCGGATAG AGGCTCAGAGGAAGCTGATGTCCCAGGCTGCAGTTAGGGCCCCTGGGGGCCCAGTGGAGTTGAGGTCCCATACAGCAATGCAGCTCACCCGGGAGCTGCTGAGGAGCCAGGGCATTGCAGGGCTCTACAAGGGCCTGGGGGCCACACTCCTGAG GGACGTGCCATTCTCCATAATCTACTTCCCCCTGTTTGCCAATCTGAACAGTCTTGGTGGCCGTGGGGCTGATGGCCCCGCTCCCTTTTATGTGTCCTTTGCATCAGGCTGCATCGCTGGCAGTACAGCTGCTGTGGCAGTTAATCCTGTGGATG TGATTAAGACCAGAATTCAGACCATGACACGGGGAAGTCAGGAGGACACCTACGGCGGAGTGACAGACTGCATCAG GAAGATTCTGCGCCAAGAGGGTCCCTCTGCTTTCCTGAAGGGGGCGTACTGCCGTGCTCTGGTCATTGCTCCCCTCTTTGGCATCGCACAGGTGGTCTACTTCCTGGGAGTGGGAGAGTTCCTTCTCAGCTTCCTGCCTCAACAGAACAACTAG